A region of the Desulfobacter postgatei 2ac9 genome:
TATCAACATCTGCTTATAAAGGATTTGAATTTTTGAAAACTGAGTTGAATAATATATTGGCAAGCGTCGGTAAGGAATTTACAATTTCGTTTTCTTAACCTGGATTTATATTTGTCCATGTACTTATATGTATGGCTGTCCTGAGACTCAAGAATCATGATATCGAAAACAACAAGGGTAAGGTATGGATTATTCTTGAAGTAATCGTAGATGGTCAAATAAGTATAATAATCGGTATTGAATACGATCCGTGAAGAAAGTTCGTCATAAAAAGACTCCTGAACACCGAAAGAACTTAATAATTTTATCAAATTTTCCTGGATGCCCGGCATAACAACCTTCACATAAGCCGGGGAAGTCTTGCGGACGATCAACACCCCTTGTTTATATTTAAAAAACAAACCATGACTGATTTGCAAAGATTGTAACAAGGTTTTAAGAGTGCCATGGTAAGAAGGCATGGAAACTGTTTGAAACTTAGGTTCTTCTTTTTTCTTAGAAACAGGGCCAGCAGACGGGGACCCGGGAAGGGAAGAATCATTTTGTTCTATGTTCTGCTCGACGGAACAACCGATATCAGCAACAATATTTATGCCCTGACCAATAAGAATCTGCAAAAAATCACAAAGTGAAACCGGAGCTATTAAATTAATAGAAACTTTAATATCGTCCGGAATTTTATCTAAATCATCATCAAATTTAATAAAATCCTTAACAAAAACATCCCTTATGCTGGACTTATTACGATGAAGGTCTAAAGGCTTATGCTCATCATAAACAGGCACTTTAAAAGAAGGTTGAACACAACCGGCACAAAAAATTAATGTCATTACAAGATAAAAATATTTCATTCAATCACCAGAACAGAACCGTCAATTTTTGATTTCAGAATTCTTTTTGAATTAATAATGCCAACGACTAAATAATCAGACAAAGAATCAGATTGATCCGAAGAAAAAGAATCAGACGGCTGATCAAAGGTATCAGGCTGATCCAAAGAATCAGGCTGATCCGAGATATCAGGCTGATCAACTTCAAGAAAAGATTCTTGCCTTTTTTCTTCAATAGAATCCGCAATGGCCTGGGTACCGAAAAGGTCACCGCTTAACAGACTTGACTGACTTAAAAAATAAAGAAAAAGGCCAAGAACCAGGGGAATTGCGTAGAATATGGGATGCTTCAAAATATTGGCAGGTTTTTCAATGCCAATTTCTTTGGTACCATTTGTAAAATAACTTTTATAACATTTAAATATTTTGGGATCATAAGTACAAGTTTTCTGACCAATTTGATCAAGAGTGGGGCCATAATAACAAAACCGAATATATTTTTTATTGATCAGGTTCCCAAACATATTCAATTTCTTATACCGATAGGTAAATTCAATCAGAGACCTGACAGAACTTTCAATACGTTCAACGTTTTGGGTTATAAGAATCAGGTCGACGCCCTGGTGACGGTGTTCACTTGCCCACTTTCCGAATTCTCTATTCTCTTTTTTCTGCCAATCCCGGGAATTAAAAAAATTCTGTGCCTCATCAATGATGATCAAATCCCCAGGCTTTATATGGTTCCAAAATTCAGTTACATGGTGTTCCTGAAGAGTAACAAGGTTTTCTTTAAGCTGGCTGTCATCCAGGTTA
Encoded here:
- a CDS encoding zonular occludens toxin domain-containing protein, which produces MISCYEGLPGAGKTYDAMRKLLDNLSQGRRILTNISGPDQEEKQEIIKHFLNLDDSQLKENLVTLQEHHVTEFWNHIKPGDLIIIDEAQNFFNSRDWQKKENREFGKWASEHRHQGVDLILITQNVERIESSVRSLIEFTYRYKKLNMFGNLINKKYIRFCYYGPTLDQIGQKTCTYDPKIFKCYKSYFTNGTKEIGIEKPANILKHPIFYAIPLVLGLFLYFLSQSSLLSGDLFGTQAIADSIEEKRQESFLEVDQPDISDQPDSLDQPDTFDQPSDSFSSDQSDSLSDYLVVGIINSKRILKSKIDGSVLVIE